One window of Papaver somniferum cultivar HN1 chromosome 9, ASM357369v1, whole genome shotgun sequence genomic DNA carries:
- the LOC113313258 gene encoding uncharacterized protein LOC113313258: MASSDSQQSHDTPMESDTSAKGKADIAWQYAREEKHPVTKKRISITCTVCYKKIFGGRINRLKKHLAGQIGEVAPCTKFNQDVRYQMLESLKETSTKKRQREVEGDDQHDSEVQEIEEVEMNKQTSVPINTNRNGASKRVAGVANQKSTGIGGYFAPRTTPGSQPSIRSALASKEVKKQTDLAVATWMFDACITFNAINSYYFQLMLDAFATIDPGYKAPSYDDIHTNLLRAMVKEVQLFVENFRRFWADTGCTVMEDGWKDKINRSLINLLVDCPKGTVFLKSVDASDMVKTGEQVMVTG; the protein is encoded by the coding sequence ATGGCTTCATCTGATTCACAGCAATCTCATGATACTCCAATGGAGTCTGATACTTCAGCTAAAGGAAAAGCAGACATTGCTTGGCAGTATGCAAGGGAAGAGAAACATCCAGTGACTAAGAAAAGAATATCCATAACATGTACCGTATGTtataaaaagatttttggtggaagaatcaaTAGGCTAAAGAAGCATCTTGCTGGACAAATAGGGGAAGTTGCACCATGTACAAAATTTAATCAAGATGTTCGATATCAAATGCTAGAGTCACTGAAAGAAACATCTACAAAGAAGCGACAAAGAGAAGTTGAGGGTGACGACCAGCATGATAGCGAAGTTCAGGAAATCGAAGAAGTTGAAATGAATAAGCAAACTTCTGTACCCATAAATACAAATAGAAATGGAGCTAGTAAGAGGGTTGCAGGGGTAGCTAACCAGAAAAGCACAGGAATAGGTGGATATTTTGCGCCTCGAACTACACCTGGTTCTCAACCGTCAATAAGAAGTGCACTTGCGAGCAAAGAAGTAAAGAAACAAACTGATTTGGCTGTTGCTACTTGGATGTTTGATGCTTGCATCACATTTAATGCGATTAATTCATACTATTTTCAGCTTATGTTGGATGCATTTGCTACAATTGATCCAGGATACAAGGCTCCTTCGTATGATGATATCCATACTAATTTATTAAGAGCCATGGTTAAAGAAGTACAATTATTTGTTGAAAATTTTAGAAGGTTTTGGGCAGATACAGGTTGCACTGTTATGGAAGATGGTTGGAAGGACAAAATTAACCGCAGTTTAATTAACCTTTTAGTTGATTGTCCAAAGGGAACTGTTTTCTTAAAATCGGTGGATGCTTCTGACATGGTGAAGACGGGAGAACAGGTAATGGTAACAGGTTGA